A genome region from Uloborus diversus isolate 005 unplaced genomic scaffold, Udiv.v.3.1 scaffold_1036, whole genome shotgun sequence includes the following:
- the LOC129232070 gene encoding MKI67 FHA domain-interacting nucleolar phosphoprotein-like has product MMNAFVENVKRKISKKVVPAKDGDKKKKKRPKKKKEEILDDSVPGTVYVAHIPHGFYEKEMRKYFSQFGKVLRLRVARSRKTGGAKGFAYIEFECSEVAKIVAETMNNYLFFEKLLKCEYVPPEKLHPNAFKGWKRGALTSRTLSRFRQNHIRSDKAVKSSRQRRTRRLKKLRNDLKEQGISFNIEPLLQKK; this is encoded by the coding sequence ATGATGAACGCATTTGTAGAAAATGTGAAAAGGAAGATAAGTAAGAAAGTGGTTCCCGCAAAAGATGGtgataagaaaaagaagaaaaggccAAAGAAGAAGAAGGAAGAAATTCTTGACGATTCAGTCCCTGGAACAGTGTATGTGGCTCACATTCCTCACGggttttatgaaaaagaaatgcGTAAATATTTCTCCCAGTTCGGTAAAGTCCTTCGTTTGCGTGTGGCGAGAAGTCGCAAAACCGGTGGTGCAAAGGGATTCGCTTACATCGAATTTGAATGCAGTGAAGTTGCAAAAATTGTAGCAGAGACCATGAATAACTATTTGTTCTTTGAGAAATTGCTAAAGTGTGAATATGTACCTCCTGAAAAATTGCATCCTAATGCTTTCAAGGGATGGAAACGGGGTGCTCTCACCAGCCGTACCCTCAGTAGATTCAGACAGAACCATATTCGCAGCGACAAAGCTGTCAAGAGTAGCAGACAGAGACGAACAAGGAGACTAAAAAAGCTAAGAAATGATTTGAAAGAGCAAGGAATTTCCTTTAATATAGAACCACTGttgcaaaagaaataa